A region of the Microcoleus sp. bin38.metabat.b11b12b14.051 genome:
ATTTCTCCATCAAAACCAAGCTCCACACAATACTCCGAGCCTCCCCGCAGCTTTAGCTGATTTGTCTCAAGCACTGCTTGAAGTTCTGGTGACGGATTATTTGCAGCAGGACTGACTAATTCTACACGAGTAATTTCGCGAAAACCAACACCGTGATTCAAAGGCTGTAACCTCTCAGCAGGGTCTCGATCTGGACGCTTACCAAAGGGAGTTTGGAACAGCATGGGTTCAGTCAAGACATCACTATTTGTGGCCACCGCAATACTCATCGTTTCAGGGAAATAAGGCGGATGATATGCCCAACTAGAAAATGCAACTGTGTTCTCAGAACCTCTGGTTGGACGCAAACAGATGCCTAAGGGACAGGCGCCACGATCGCGATTTGTCGTAGCTTGCGGGGCGGGACGCCATCGCTCCCACAGACGAGTCCGACGAATTGGCTCAGATTGCGCTTCATCAGGAGCGTGAATCCACAACAACTCCAACATCGCATTATGGAAAAAGAAACAGCGATTGGTTGTACCTTGTCCGTGATGAATTCTAGAGCGCCCTTCGGCTAAACCGAAGGATGATAGGCGATCGGCTTCCGGGGCACCAACATCGGTCAAGATGAATAGATGGTCAAATTCAAATGCCATAGTTTTCAAGATATTTGGCGCAATCTTTTTGATATTTTCTACAATATTCCGATCGCCGTGAGTTAACAATAGAGGTTGGGCGATCGGTGTGCATGGGCATTATTAGGCAGACGTTTGTACCGAATGATATGGCTGGATCAAAATTTCAGCCGGAACCCCCAATTCTTGATTTAACTTGCGAATCATCTCCAAGGTTAGGGAACGTTTACGAGATAGCACATCAGACACGTTATCTCGACTGCCAAGACATACCTCTAGATCGATTCGAGACCATCCACGGGTATCCATATAATATTGAATTGCTGCGATTGGATCTGGTACTGCGATCGGGAAGTGCGCCTTTTCATAGGCTTCCACCAAGGTACTGAGGATATCTAATCGATCGCATTCAGGGGTATTCGGGGCTGCATCAAACAGTGATGCGATTTCTCGCAGGGCTTTCTGATAATCTGTTTCAGTTCTAATCGGATGCAATTCCATACATCAACCTCTGTTTAGATATAGCAATCCTAAATGATTTGTACATATTTGTAGGGGTAGTGCCCCCGTGCCTACCAAGAGCGTCAACTAAAGAGGGCAACCACGGGGGGTTGCCCCTACAAGAATTACACTGATGAACGGACTGGATAATGATTTAGGATTGCTATAGTTTCCGCATCTACTTTGTCATACTCGGCATGAGTACCAATAAATCGTATAAAAATAATTCCAATGTCATAGCGAATTGCCACAATCAGTCGATAGGTATTGCCTTTGATATTGAAAACTACACGATTGTTAGCAATGATGCTGGCATTACGATGAGCAGTTTTAATATCGGCTGGACTCTGCCAATCCGCGTGAGATGCTTCGTAGTACCAAGTTTTCAGTGCTTCTTCAACATCTGGATGAAACTCCCAGAAGTCTCGTAGGGTGCTGCGGGACAAGATATAGCCGAGTCTCACTCATGTGAGGTACAGGTTCTGATTGAAGAATTGAAGAATTTTAGATTGGGGGATTGGGGGATTGAGGGATTGAGGGATTAATTGGTTAATACCTCATCTTTCTGAGAACTGCTATACGCATAGTGTTTATAATAATGCGCTCCCAAAATGGTATCAAGAATTAGTCCCAGAATATCTGATGTTAGCTGGTGATGGCGATCGACTGCTTGTGTAAATGCGATCGAGAATTGGTCAAATAGTCGATCGCATTTATAGTCAGTCCTTGACGCACGGGTGGCCAGAAACCGGGTTTTTTCCGAAAATTATTCGCTATAACCCGTAGATTAGGTGAAAAACCCGGTTTCTCTGATCTTTGTGCGTAACTCATGAGCCTTTTTTGCAGGGAAACCATCAAATCTTTCCCAATCTAAAATCTCAAATCTTAAATCTAAAATTGAGGAACCATCCGCCCCCATCCAGCAGTCTCAGCATCCAGTTACCGCCAATTCTGCTAGAGTCAGGTGAGACATCCGTTGCATCTTGCAGAGACAAGGGTTCCCAGCCTCTGCGCCGAAAGCAGTAAAATCCCATCAGCTTGTATCCTGCAACCCGATCGGCAGTAACTTAAAAATTAAGGTAGTTTGAAATAATCGCCGAAAGTTCCCATAAGCCTTGACATCCGACCTACACTCTGTAAATTAGACACTCTAACTGCGCCGCCATCCATATATAAAAAGATGCCATGTCAACCTTAGTCATCGTCGAATCTCCCACCAAAGCCCGTACCATTCGCAACTTCCTGCCCTCAAACTATCGGGTAGAGGCATCGATGGGACACGTGCGTGACCTCCCATCCTCCGCCGAAGAAATACCAGAATCCGTTAAAGGTGAAAAATGGGCGCAACTCGGCGTAAACGTGGAGGCAGATTTTGAACCACTTTACGTCATCCCCAAAGATAAAAAGAAAATTGTTAAAGAACTCAAAGACGCGCTAAAAGACGCTACAGAACTGATTCTAGCCACTGACGAAGACCGGGAAGGCGAAAGCATTTCCTGGCATTTGCTGCAAATCCTCAAACCAAAAGTTCCTATCAAGCGGATGGTGTTTCACGAAATTACCCGCGAAGCTATCCGCGACGCCCTCACTCACTGTCGCGATATCGACAATCGAGTTGTACAAGCCCAGGAAACTCGCCGAATTCTCGATCGACTCGTCGGCTACACCCTCTCTCCGCTACTGTGGAAGAAAATCGCCTGGGGTTTGTCCGCAGGGCGAGTGCAGTCAGTCGCTGTACGCCTTTTGGTACGCCGGGAACGGGAACGCCGCGCCTTCCGCCAAGGTAGCTACTGGGATTTGAAAGCCCTTTTGACCCCCCCCAACCCCCCCCTTGGTAAGGGGGGGGCTTCGGACAATTCCCCCCTTGGTAAGGGGGGACAGGGGGGTGCCTTTGATGCCAAACTGGTCACAGTCGGGAACGTAAAAGTTGCCAACGGCAGCGATTTCGATGAAAATACCGGACAAATTATCGCAGGCCGCCGCGTACTT
Encoded here:
- a CDS encoding transcriptional regulator, whose translation is MELHPIRTETDYQKALREIASLFDAAPNTPECDRLDILSTLVEAYEKAHFPIAVPDPIAAIQYYMDTRGWSRIDLEVCLGSRDNVSDVLSRKRSLTLEMIRKLNQELGVPAEILIQPYHSVQTSA
- a CDS encoding type II toxin-antitoxin system HigB family toxin is translated as MLSRSTLRDFWEFHPDVEEALKTWYYEASHADWQSPADIKTAHRNASIIANNRVVFNIKGNTYRLIVAIRYDIGIIFIRFIGTHAEYDKVDAETIAILNHYPVRSSV